Proteins encoded together in one Anopheles darlingi chromosome 3, idAnoDarlMG_H_01, whole genome shotgun sequence window:
- the LOC125957422 gene encoding tubulin polymerization-promoting protein homolog isoform X1, translating to MYTHVAVHRSHITMADTNQANGSDVVDNVSVEVAEMALEPKESTKTAEAAVPKTPEPGNASEGTNGTPPAAKPTPAASSAAFKEQFKAFSKFGDTKSDGKHLTLSQSDKWMKQAKVIDKKITTTDTGIHFKKLKSMKLTFEDYNKFLDDLAKTKKVELEEIKSKMANCGAPGVHNATPGKAAETVARLTDTSKYTGSHKQRFDDSGKGKGIAGRKDMVDQSGYVSGYGHKNTYDKTH from the exons ATGTACACCCACGTAGCGGTCCATCG ATCGCACATCACAATGGCCGATACGAATCAAGCCAACGGTAGTGACGTCGTCGATAACGTGAGCGTTGAGGTCGCGGAAATGGCGCTAGAACCAAAAGAATCAACCAAGACGGCAGAAGCTGCGGTGCCAAAAACACCGGAACCAGGCAACGCTAGcgaaggaacgaacggaacaccGCCAGCAGCCAAGCCTACACCAGCAGCCTCCAGTGCCGCGTTCAAGGAGCAGTTCAAGGCGTTCTCAAAGTTCGGTGACACAAAATCGGACGGCAAGCACTTGACGCTGTCGCAAAGTGATAAATGGATGAAGCAGGCCAAG GTCATCGATAAAAAGATAACGACCACCGATACGGGCATTCACTTCAAGAAGCTGAAATCGATGAAGCTCACCTTCGAAGATTACAACAAATTCCTGGACGATCTGGCCAAAACCAAGAAggtggagctggaggaaatcaaaagcaaaatggcCAACTGTGGTGCCCCGGGAGTGCATAATGCAACG CCCGGCAAGGCAGCCGAAACGGTTGCACGCCTTACGGACACTTCCAAGTATACCGGTTCGCACAAGCAGCGATTCGATGATAGTGGCAAGGGTAAGGGCATAGCGGGCCGCAAGGATATGGTCGACCAGTCCGGTTACGTTTCTGGCTATGGCCACAAGAATACCTACGATAAAACTCACTAA
- the LOC125957422 gene encoding tubulin polymerization-promoting protein homolog isoform X2 — MADTNQANGSDVVDNVSVEVAEMALEPKESTKTAEAAVPKTPEPGNASEGTNGTPPAAKPTPAASSAAFKEQFKAFSKFGDTKSDGKHLTLSQSDKWMKQAKVIDKKITTTDTGIHFKKLKSMKLTFEDYNKFLDDLAKTKKVELEEIKSKMANCGAPGVHNATPGKAAETVARLTDTSKYTGSHKQRFDDSGKGKGIAGRKDMVDQSGYVSGYGHKNTYDKTH; from the exons ATGGCCGATACGAATCAAGCCAACGGTAGTGACGTCGTCGATAACGTGAGCGTTGAGGTCGCGGAAATGGCGCTAGAACCAAAAGAATCAACCAAGACGGCAGAAGCTGCGGTGCCAAAAACACCGGAACCAGGCAACGCTAGcgaaggaacgaacggaacaccGCCAGCAGCCAAGCCTACACCAGCAGCCTCCAGTGCCGCGTTCAAGGAGCAGTTCAAGGCGTTCTCAAAGTTCGGTGACACAAAATCGGACGGCAAGCACTTGACGCTGTCGCAAAGTGATAAATGGATGAAGCAGGCCAAG GTCATCGATAAAAAGATAACGACCACCGATACGGGCATTCACTTCAAGAAGCTGAAATCGATGAAGCTCACCTTCGAAGATTACAACAAATTCCTGGACGATCTGGCCAAAACCAAGAAggtggagctggaggaaatcaaaagcaaaatggcCAACTGTGGTGCCCCGGGAGTGCATAATGCAACG CCCGGCAAGGCAGCCGAAACGGTTGCACGCCTTACGGACACTTCCAAGTATACCGGTTCGCACAAGCAGCGATTCGATGATAGTGGCAAGGGTAAGGGCATAGCGGGCCGCAAGGATATGGTCGACCAGTCCGGTTACGTTTCTGGCTATGGCCACAAGAATACCTACGATAAAACTCACTAA
- the LOC125957407 gene encoding transmembrane protein 209: protein MTSNPGSPVQQQRSPIVNRTLELNLNKKRSRECLRWGTVNVVLLSMLLFDISNKCPYAFSHWYYVEYAAAAILGSSMLYYYGQYFYYLFSAEPIRGTEQQRRLLKFDPNDSSFITTPPQPQKPISADGTPMNVSTTMLRAFDSSPASDYTAAPVPPRNRMFLRGGSPVPEIHRPLPNDRNNCSYEASPNVSSGSVKFSPALRKLVHPNAAVVDSKQLESFLHEVSADRSNRSFKDQMNISDGSINTSINWSRLQDMSHLLQTSLYQLSSSGTPSKQLAKEHEVGSYNAFIDGSPEGLKKVSTTQLSNYVGNLRMWISLTILQRIDEEINLADQAFKNRGFADIQIGAIGLERLKKTAENQQLVTLYIPRLPLLIPFLEMSTNQEYLVQRIKDLSKGSCLGDYRWNSGASYKGLAWDEHLPTDAAIIFHLFCTYLDSQLRPLPQPGGRPFYNRYVVVGDKKSSKETLVEVSSKNKAKCAILCTNPLKPKFNFVSDDKIHNCAYDRNNLFYVIIQFLIYMKTHHESSLEGINLGRSGINILCCIED from the exons ATGACTAGCAA CCCCGGATCGccggtacagcagcagcgcagtccGATCGTGAATCGGACGCTGGAGTTGAATTTGAACAAGAAACGATCCCGCGAATGTTTACGCTGGGGCACGGTGAACGTGGTGCTACTTTCGATGCTCCTGTTCGACATCTCCAACAAGTGTCCGTACGCGTTCTCGCACTGGTACTACGTGGAGTATGCGGCCGCTGCCATCCTGGGTAGTAGCATGCTGTACTACTATGGACAGTACTTCTACTACCTGTTTAGCGCCGAACCCATCCGAGGTACTGAGCAGCAGCGCCGACTGCTAAAGTTCGATCCGAACGACAGTTCCTTTATCACAACACCGCCCCAACCACAAAAACCCATCAGCGCTGACGGTACTCCGATGAACGTGTCCACCACGATGCTGCGAGCGTTCGACAGTTCTCCGGCTTCTGACTACACGGCAGCTCCTGTTCCACCGCGGAATCGTATGTTTTTAAGGGGTGGATCACCGGTACCGGAGATCCATAGACCACTGCCAAACGATCGGAACAACTGTTCCTACGAGGCGTCTCCAAACGTGAGCTCGGGCTCGGTAAAATTTTCGCCTGCCCTACGGAAGCTCGTCCACCCGAACGCGGCCGTGGTCGATTCGAAGCAATTGGAATCGTTTCTGCA TGAAGTATCGGCGGATCGTAGCAACCGTTCGTTTAAAGATCAAATGAACATTTCCGACGGATCAATCAATACCTCCATCAACTGGAGCCGGCTGCAAGATATGTCTCATCTGTTGCAAACCTCGCTCTACCAACTATCCTCGTCCGGTACACCGAGCAAGCAACTGGCAAAGGAACACGAGGTGGGCTCGTACAATGCGTTCATCGATGGCAGTCCCGAGGGGCTGAAGAAGGTGTCGACCACACAGCTATCGAACTACGTGGGAAACCTGCGCATGTGGATCTCACTGACAATTCTGCAGCGCATCGACGAGGAGATCAATCTGGCTGATCAAGCGTTCAAGAATCGTGGTTTCGCCGACATACAGATCGGTGCGATCGGGCTGGAACGACTGAAGAAGACGGCCGAGAATCAGCAGCTCGTGACGCTCTACATACCACGGTTACCGCTGTTGATTCCCTTCCTGGAGATGTCCACCAACCAGGAGTATCTGGTGCAGCGCATTAAAGATCTGTCCAAGGGAAGCTGCCTAGGCGATTATCGGTGGAACTCGGGAGCTAGCTACAAGGGGCTGGCATGGGATGAGCATTTACCGACGGATGCAGCG ATCATCTTCCATCTCTTCTGCACCTACCTGGACAGTCAGTTGCGCCCACTGCCACAACCGGGTGGTCGCCCATTTTACAACCGGTACGTGGTGGTTGGTGACAAAAAGTCCTCCAAGGAAACGTTGGTGGAAGTTAGTTCAAAGAACAAAGCAAAGTGTGCTATCCTTTGTACGAATCCTCTCAAGCCAAAGTTTAACTTCGTGTCCGACGATAAAATTCATAACTGCGCTTAC GATCGAAATAACTTATTCTACGTCATCATCCAGTTTCTGATCTACATGAAGACTCATCACGAAAGCTCGCTCGAGGGCATCAATCTGGGGCGAAGTGGCATCAACATACTTTGCTGTATCGAAGACTAA
- the LOC125957398 gene encoding tyrosine-protein phosphatase non-receptor type 61F isoform X2: MSSNNTTNNSSSGGSVSGSSSGGSSIEVEYNEIESRHGWPMVFQEIREKSDMEARSKDFSTNESKKLDNRRLNRYRDVLPYDHSRVALKRGDTDYINANLVKMERAGRKYILCQGPLPHTVGHFWMMVWEHDSRAILMLNKLIEKTAVKCHQYWPERIGEKHQLKLDAVQLSVVYLKCVEYKNFCKRTFRLTDTESGKSREVIQFHYMTWPDFGIPSSPVAFLQFLKEVRDSGTLDRDVGPPIIHCSAGIGRSGTFCLVDCCLVLIDKEGEDHVSVQKVLLDLRQYRMGLIQTPDQLYFSYQAIIEGMKRMNNSSFEDFEELTILSSVSQPGSDHETENEDTPPPLPPPRSHSLTIGAKPLPVIPISASLHEDFLVGGGSERDKVNNRVNLEKSKQYEISDENHHHRPHHNNHHQRAEDSKNNGNSNHHHHQRSQNHHHHHHHHNSNRPLPALPKESSLDKVNEADDDVVGEDSDSHEIGSSSSSDSGEDELIEEIGSSDEDDDGHESGTDRERDMRVHVPSDNSDNVKSSVLDDSIARNTHSSSGNDSSTTTTTTTSTTGSSSSSSVTTSTSPTPSGMSTSASVSSSTVNSAIGSNSSTLESNRGDKSAATIPPFNANSSLPPLPNGAVDDGDEMISSPERETSPSAELRRRKRAERHTAMEEKIREIKRKQKEVENKGSPKKRRRQKESEK, translated from the exons ATGAGCTCGAACAACAcgacaaacaacagcagcagtggtggtagcgttagtggcagcagcagtggaggaAGCAGCATTGAGGTCGAGTACAACGAAATTGAATCCCGGCATGGCTGGCCAATGGTGTTTCAG GAAATTCGCGAGAAAAGCGACATGGAAGCACGGTCTAAGGACTTTTCTACCAACGAATCGAAAAAACTGGACAACCGGCGGCTCAACCGGTACCGGGACGTACTACCGTACGATCATTCGCGTGTCGCGCTCAAGCGTGGCGACACCGATTACATCAATGCCAATTTGGTGAAG ATGGAACGCGCCGGTAGGAAGTACATTCTCTGCCAGGGCCCTCTGCCCCATACGGTCGGTCATTTCTGGATGATGGTGTGGGAGCATGACTCGCGAGCAATTCTGATGCTGAACAAGCTGATCGAGAAAACGGCGGTCAAGTGCCACCAGTACTGGCCGGAGCGGATCGGTGAGAAGCATCAGCTGAAGCTCGATGCGGTACAGCTGTCCGTGGTGTACTTGAAGTGTGTAGAATACAAAAACTTTTGCAAGAGGACCTTCAG ACTGACTGATACGGAATCGGGTAAAAGCAGGGAGGTGATACAGTTCCACTACATGACGTGGCCCGATTTTGGCATTCCGAGCTCGCCGGTGGCATTTTTGCAGTTTCTTAAGGAAGTGCGCGATTCGGGCACGCTCGATCGGGACGTTGGACCACCGATCATCCACTGTAGTGCCGGCATTGGACGGTCTGGCACGTTCTGTTTGGTTGATTGCTGCCTCGTGCTG ATCGACAAGGAAGGCGAAGATCATGTGTCGGTGCAGAAGGTACTGCTCGATCTGCGCCAGTATCGGATGGGTTTGATACAGACACCGGATCAGCTGTACTTCTCGTACCAGGCCATTATCGAGGGAATGAAGCGCATGAACAATTCG TCATTCGAGGACTTTGAGGAGCTGACGATTCTGTCATCGGTCAGCCAACCGGGCAGCGATCATGAGACGGAGAACGAAGATACcccaccgccgctgccaccgccccGTTCTCACTCGCTGACGATCGGTGCGAAGCCACTGCCGGTCATACCGATTAGCGCGAGTCTTCACGAAGATtttctggttggtggtggtagcgaacGCGACAAGGTGAACAACCGGGTTAACCTAGAGAAGAGCAAGCAATACGAGATCAGCGAtgaaaaccatcatcaccggccgcatcacaacaatcatcatcagcgggcGGAAGATAGCAAAAACAATGGCAACagcaatcaccatcaccatcagagATCccagaatcatcatcatcatcaccatcatcacaacagCAATCGTCCGTTGCCAGCGCTACCGAAGGAAAGCTCGCTGGACAAGGTGAACGAGGCGGACGATGATGTTGTGGGTGAGGATAGCGATTCGCATGAaatcggaagcagcagcagcagtgatagCGGAGAGGATGAGCTGATCGAGGAGATCGGTAGcagtgatgaggatgatgatggtcacgaGAGTGGTACCGATCGTGAGCGCGACATGCGAGTCCATGTTCCGTCCGATAACAGTGATAACGTTAAAAGCTCCGTTCTGGATGACAGCATCGctagaaacacacacagtagcagcggcaacgaCAGTAGCACTACAACCACGACTACCACTAGTACGACTGGATCAagctcctcgtcgtcggttaCTACGTCGACCTCGCCAACACCGAGCGGTATGTCGACGTCGGCTTCGGTATCCTCGTCAACGGTTAACAGTGCGATCGGTTCGAACAGCTCGACGCTCGAGTCGAACCGCGGTGATAAATCGGCGGCGACCATACCACCGTTCAATGCTAACTCCAGCCTACCGCCACTACCGAATGGGGCcgttgatgatggcgatgaaatgATTTCGAGCCCCGAGAGGGAAAC GTCACCGAGTGCGGAACTACGGCGTCGCAAGCGTGCCGAACGTCACACGGCGATGGAGGAGAAGATTCGCGAGATCAAGCGCAAGcagaaggaggtggagaacAAGGGCTCGCCGAAAAAGCGCAG GCGACAGAAGGAATCCGAAAAATGA
- the LOC125957398 gene encoding tyrosine-protein phosphatase non-receptor type 61F isoform X1, whose protein sequence is MSSNNTTNNSSSGGSVSGSSSGGSSIEVEYNEIESRHGWPMVFQEIREKSDMEARSKDFSTNESKKLDNRRLNRYRDVLPYDHSRVALKRGDTDYINANLVKMERAGRKYILCQGPLPHTVGHFWMMVWEHDSRAILMLNKLIEKTAVKCHQYWPERIGEKHQLKLDAVQLSVVYLKCVEYKNFCKRTFRLTDTESGKSREVIQFHYMTWPDFGIPSSPVAFLQFLKEVRDSGTLDRDVGPPIIHCSAGIGRSGTFCLVDCCLVLIDKEGEDHVSVQKVLLDLRQYRMGLIQTPDQLYFSYQAIIEGMKRMNNSSFEDFEELTILSSVSQPGSDHETENEDTPPPLPPPRSHSLTIGAKPLPVIPISASLHEDFLVGGGSERDKVNNRVNLEKSKQYEISDENHHHRPHHNNHHQRAEDSKNNGNSNHHHHQRSQNHHHHHHHHNSNRPLPALPKESSLDKVNEADDDVVGEDSDSHEIGSSSSSDSGEDELIEEIGSSDEDDDGHESGTDRERDMRVHVPSDNSDNVKSSVLDDSIARNTHSSSGNDSSTTTTTTTSTTGSSSSSSVTTSTSPTPSGMSTSASVSSSTVNSAIGSNSSTLESNRGDKSAATIPPFNANSSLPPLPNGAVDDGDEMISSPERETSPSAELRRRKRAERHTAMEEKIREIKRKQKEVENKGSPKKRRLIWFTIAAGVCFSAIYVYLYTRQL, encoded by the exons ATGAGCTCGAACAACAcgacaaacaacagcagcagtggtggtagcgttagtggcagcagcagtggaggaAGCAGCATTGAGGTCGAGTACAACGAAATTGAATCCCGGCATGGCTGGCCAATGGTGTTTCAG GAAATTCGCGAGAAAAGCGACATGGAAGCACGGTCTAAGGACTTTTCTACCAACGAATCGAAAAAACTGGACAACCGGCGGCTCAACCGGTACCGGGACGTACTACCGTACGATCATTCGCGTGTCGCGCTCAAGCGTGGCGACACCGATTACATCAATGCCAATTTGGTGAAG ATGGAACGCGCCGGTAGGAAGTACATTCTCTGCCAGGGCCCTCTGCCCCATACGGTCGGTCATTTCTGGATGATGGTGTGGGAGCATGACTCGCGAGCAATTCTGATGCTGAACAAGCTGATCGAGAAAACGGCGGTCAAGTGCCACCAGTACTGGCCGGAGCGGATCGGTGAGAAGCATCAGCTGAAGCTCGATGCGGTACAGCTGTCCGTGGTGTACTTGAAGTGTGTAGAATACAAAAACTTTTGCAAGAGGACCTTCAG ACTGACTGATACGGAATCGGGTAAAAGCAGGGAGGTGATACAGTTCCACTACATGACGTGGCCCGATTTTGGCATTCCGAGCTCGCCGGTGGCATTTTTGCAGTTTCTTAAGGAAGTGCGCGATTCGGGCACGCTCGATCGGGACGTTGGACCACCGATCATCCACTGTAGTGCCGGCATTGGACGGTCTGGCACGTTCTGTTTGGTTGATTGCTGCCTCGTGCTG ATCGACAAGGAAGGCGAAGATCATGTGTCGGTGCAGAAGGTACTGCTCGATCTGCGCCAGTATCGGATGGGTTTGATACAGACACCGGATCAGCTGTACTTCTCGTACCAGGCCATTATCGAGGGAATGAAGCGCATGAACAATTCG TCATTCGAGGACTTTGAGGAGCTGACGATTCTGTCATCGGTCAGCCAACCGGGCAGCGATCATGAGACGGAGAACGAAGATACcccaccgccgctgccaccgccccGTTCTCACTCGCTGACGATCGGTGCGAAGCCACTGCCGGTCATACCGATTAGCGCGAGTCTTCACGAAGATtttctggttggtggtggtagcgaacGCGACAAGGTGAACAACCGGGTTAACCTAGAGAAGAGCAAGCAATACGAGATCAGCGAtgaaaaccatcatcaccggccgcatcacaacaatcatcatcagcgggcGGAAGATAGCAAAAACAATGGCAACagcaatcaccatcaccatcagagATCccagaatcatcatcatcatcaccatcatcacaacagCAATCGTCCGTTGCCAGCGCTACCGAAGGAAAGCTCGCTGGACAAGGTGAACGAGGCGGACGATGATGTTGTGGGTGAGGATAGCGATTCGCATGAaatcggaagcagcagcagcagtgatagCGGAGAGGATGAGCTGATCGAGGAGATCGGTAGcagtgatgaggatgatgatggtcacgaGAGTGGTACCGATCGTGAGCGCGACATGCGAGTCCATGTTCCGTCCGATAACAGTGATAACGTTAAAAGCTCCGTTCTGGATGACAGCATCGctagaaacacacacagtagcagcggcaacgaCAGTAGCACTACAACCACGACTACCACTAGTACGACTGGATCAagctcctcgtcgtcggttaCTACGTCGACCTCGCCAACACCGAGCGGTATGTCGACGTCGGCTTCGGTATCCTCGTCAACGGTTAACAGTGCGATCGGTTCGAACAGCTCGACGCTCGAGTCGAACCGCGGTGATAAATCGGCGGCGACCATACCACCGTTCAATGCTAACTCCAGCCTACCGCCACTACCGAATGGGGCcgttgatgatggcgatgaaatgATTTCGAGCCCCGAGAGGGAAAC GTCACCGAGTGCGGAACTACGGCGTCGCAAGCGTGCCGAACGTCACACGGCGATGGAGGAGAAGATTCGCGAGATCAAGCGCAAGcagaaggaggtggagaacAAGGGCTCGCCGAAAAAGCGCAGGTTAATATGGTTTACGATTGCAGCCGGTGTCTGTTTCAGTGCTATTTATGTGTATCTGTACACGAGACAGTTGtaa
- the LOC125957442 gene encoding immediate early response 3-interacting protein 1 has protein sequence MFTLWSLVEATLLFLNAVCVLSEERFLSKYGWGISSQVQGFGEPATTKGQILMLVRSIRTVAKVPLILFNIIAIVFKLLLG, from the exons ATGTTCACCCTTTGGTCCCTTGTGGAGGCCACGCTGCTGTTCCTGAATGCCGTGTGCGTTTTGAGTGAGGAGCGGTTTCTCTCTAAAT ATGGCTGGGGCATATCGTCGCAGGTGCAGGGTTTCGGAGAACCGGCGACCACCAAGGGCCAAATCTTAATGCTGGTACGATCCATACGAACAGTGGCCAAAG TTCCCTTGATATTGTTCAATATAATAGCGATAGTGTTTAAATTACTTCTAGGTTGA
- the LOC125957435 gene encoding biogenesis of lysosome-related organelles complex 1 subunit 2: MEDDYGVTDSPRKGPTLSTSTSSFEPFDAHDPNLSRLATKMFQKTGEYISHELASTVDDYKLIENMNRAMMTKVADMRQMSQSIAAKNAELNQKYEELKPLLQRIDDIEATVDKLEAAAYQLDSYTIRLENKFKSLKANKQ; encoded by the exons ATGGAGGACGATTACGGTGTTACGGACTCACCCCGGAAGGGCCCCACTTTGTCGACATCCACTTCGAGCTTCGAACCGTTCGATGCGCACGATCCGAACCTTTCGCGGTTGGCCACGAAGATGTTTCAGAAAACGGGCGAGTACATATCGCACGAATTAGCCTCGACCGTGGACGACTACAAGTTAATTGAGAACATGAACCGCGCTATGATGACCAAGGTGGCCGATATGCGGCAGATGTCCCAATCAATAGCCGCCAAGAACGCAGAATTGAATCAAAAATACGAGGAGTTG AAACCACTGCTTCAACGGATTGACGACATCGAGGCAACGGTGGACAAGCTGGAGGCGGCCGCTTATCAGCTCGATTCGTACACCATCCGGTTAGAGAACAAATTCAAATCGCTCAAAGCGAACAAGCAGTGA